The following are from one region of the Actinopolyspora halophila DSM 43834 genome:
- a CDS encoding aldehyde dehydrogenase family protein, with protein sequence MSSDTQSPPPTYSGFDRMPVDGRWRAGKASSVNTDVNPYTGRQLTEITQAAAADVDAAYRAAERARGDWAAATAAERAEVFVQAAEIMSRRKQEIIDWLVAEAGAIRSRAEWEWMAVRAVMLEAASYPAHVEGRLLPAALIEGKENRVYRQPVGTVAVISPWNFPMQLSNRSVASALAVGNAVVLKPAGDTPVTGGLLLAGIYQEAGLPEGVLNVLVGKSGEIGDPLVTDPRSPVVSFTGSTEVGRDLARKAPLKKLGLELGGNGPLVVLDDADLEQAVDAAMFGSFFHQGQVCMATNRVIAHRDVHDEVAERMRARAEQLRCGDPSDPGTSIGPVINSRQLDSVLDKLSRASSDGAKTLCSGEPRGPTGQVLPPHVLTGNNETPTAAEEVFGPVATIVRAEDEEHALQLANDTEYGLSSGVFTRNGERGLRFALRVRAGMTHINDTTINDEPNTAFGGEKASGIGRFGGEWAIEEFTTDHWVSVQHSRRQRPL encoded by the coding sequence ATGAGCAGCGACACGCAGTCACCCCCTCCCACCTACAGCGGTTTCGACCGGATGCCCGTCGACGGACGGTGGCGGGCCGGGAAGGCGAGCTCGGTCAACACCGACGTGAACCCCTACACCGGACGACAGCTCACCGAGATCACCCAGGCGGCCGCCGCGGATGTGGACGCCGCCTACCGGGCAGCCGAACGAGCCCGAGGAGACTGGGCGGCGGCGACGGCCGCGGAACGGGCGGAGGTGTTCGTCCAGGCCGCCGAGATCATGTCGCGCCGCAAGCAGGAGATCATCGACTGGCTGGTCGCGGAGGCGGGCGCCATCCGCTCCCGAGCGGAGTGGGAATGGATGGCGGTGCGCGCCGTCATGCTCGAAGCGGCTTCCTACCCCGCCCACGTGGAGGGCAGACTCCTTCCCGCCGCCCTCATCGAGGGCAAGGAGAACCGGGTGTATCGACAGCCGGTCGGCACCGTGGCCGTGATCAGCCCGTGGAACTTCCCGATGCAGCTGTCCAACCGCTCGGTGGCCTCCGCACTGGCCGTCGGCAACGCGGTGGTCCTCAAACCGGCGGGCGACACACCGGTGACCGGAGGCCTGCTCCTGGCCGGGATCTACCAGGAGGCCGGTCTCCCGGAGGGCGTGCTCAACGTGCTCGTCGGCAAGAGCGGTGAGATCGGTGACCCGCTGGTCACCGACCCCCGATCCCCCGTCGTCTCCTTCACCGGATCCACCGAGGTGGGGCGCGACCTCGCGAGGAAGGCACCGCTCAAGAAACTCGGCCTCGAACTCGGCGGAAACGGTCCGCTGGTCGTGCTCGACGACGCCGATCTCGAACAGGCCGTGGACGCGGCGATGTTCGGTTCCTTCTTCCACCAGGGACAGGTCTGCATGGCCACCAACCGGGTGATCGCGCACCGGGACGTGCACGACGAGGTGGCCGAACGCATGAGAGCGCGGGCCGAACAGCTGCGTTGCGGCGATCCTTCCGACCCCGGCACCAGCATCGGCCCGGTCATCAACTCCCGCCAGCTCGACTCCGTGCTGGACAAGCTGTCCCGGGCGAGTTCCGACGGCGCGAAAACGCTGTGCTCCGGAGAACCGAGGGGCCCGACCGGGCAGGTGCTGCCGCCCCACGTGCTCACCGGGAACAACGAAACCCCCACGGCCGCCGAGGAGGTGTTCGGCCCCGTCGCCACGATCGTGCGTGCCGAGGACGAGGAGCACGCCCTGCAGCTGGCCAACGACACGGAATACGGCCTGTCCAGCGGTGTTTTCACCCGCAACGGGGAACGCGGACTCCGTTTCGCCCTGCGGGTGCGCGCGGGAATGACCCACATCAACGACACCACGATCAACGACGAACCGAACACGGCGTTCGGTGGGGAGAAGGCCTCCGGCATCGGCCGGTTCGGCGGCGAGTGGGCGATCGAGGAGTTCACCACGGACCACTGGGTCAGCGTGCAGCACTCCCGGCGGCAACGACCGCTGTGA